Proteins from a genomic interval of Geoanaerobacter pelophilus:
- the galE gene encoding UDP-glucose 4-epimerase GalE, protein MRILVTGGAGYIGSHVVKLLGEQGHEIVVFDNLSTGHAWAVLHGKLIAGDLADKPLLDLVIREFRPDTVLHFAASIKVEESVREPLVYFYNNVVNTMNLLDSMVKHGVKNLIYSSTAAVYGIPDRMPVDESAPLCPINPYGSSKVMGEAIMRDLAVSSDFKFVALRYFNVAGADPDGQLGQVYRDATHLIARSIKTATGEYPYLTIFGDNYPTPDGTCIRDYIHVSDLASAHLSALEYLRADGESKVFNCGYGYGFSVRDVVETVKTVSGVDFKVKMADRRAGDPPALIADSSKLRSLTGWTPRYGDLSYIVNSALEWELLLKRKLAA, encoded by the coding sequence ATGAGAATCCTTGTTACCGGCGGCGCCGGGTATATCGGTAGCCATGTTGTCAAGCTTTTGGGCGAACAGGGACATGAGATCGTCGTGTTCGACAATCTCTCAACCGGCCACGCCTGGGCTGTGCTTCATGGAAAACTCATTGCCGGCGACCTAGCTGATAAGCCGCTCCTGGATCTGGTAATAAGAGAATTCAGGCCCGACACGGTTCTGCATTTTGCTGCTTCCATCAAGGTGGAGGAGTCGGTGCGCGAACCGCTCGTCTATTTTTATAACAACGTGGTCAACACCATGAACCTTCTTGACAGCATGGTTAAGCATGGCGTCAAGAACCTGATTTACTCTTCAACCGCTGCGGTCTATGGAATTCCGGACCGGATGCCGGTTGATGAGTCGGCGCCGCTCTGTCCGATCAACCCGTACGGTTCTTCCAAGGTCATGGGCGAGGCAATAATGCGCGATCTTGCCGTCTCTTCCGACTTTAAATTTGTCGCGCTTCGTTACTTCAACGTGGCAGGCGCCGACCCGGACGGCCAACTCGGCCAGGTCTACCGGGATGCGACGCACCTGATCGCTCGTTCGATCAAGACTGCAACCGGAGAATACCCGTACCTCACCATCTTCGGCGATAACTACCCAACCCCGGACGGCACCTGCATTCGCGATTATATCCATGTCAGCGACCTGGCATCGGCACATCTCAGCGCACTTGAGTATCTGCGGGCAGATGGCGAGAGCAAAGTATTCAACTGCGGCTACGGCTACGGCTTTTCCGTGCGGGACGTGGTTGAAACGGTAAAGACCGTCTCCGGGGTAGATTTCAAGGTCAAGATGGCGGACAGAAGAGCCGGAGACCCACCGGCTCTGATAGCTGACAGCAGCAAGCTCCGATCACTCACCGGCTGGACCCCGCGTTACGGGGATCTCAGCTATATCGTTAACTCGGCTCTGGAATGGGAACTGCTGCTCAAGCGGAAACTGGCGGCTTAG
- the glmS gene encoding glutamine--fructose-6-phosphate transaminase (isomerizing), whose product MCGIVGYIGSQQAPPIILDGLKRLEYRGYDSAGICTIFADCADIRRSEGKLANLVDLVGLIPIFGEIGIGHTRWATHGKPTEINAHPHQAGPIVLVHNGIIENYIPLKSSLREIGHTFKSETDTEVIAHLIEQRMKDGAGFEEAVRQTLLQLKGAYALCIVCESEPDTMIAAKHGSPLVVGIGDGEYFVASDIPAILAQTREMVFLEDREIAVFRRDGVAFSTITGEVLSKATRHIDWSPLMAEKGGFRHFMLKEIFEQPRAVQDTMAGRLLEEEGNVYLEDLGLTDAEMAGFSRICIVACGTSWHAGLVGKFLLEELCRISVEVDIASEFRYRNPVVSSGTLLLAISQSGETADTLAAVREAHGKGAKAIAICNVVDSSIAREADGVVYTHAGLEIGVASTKAFVTQLVAISLFALRFGRATGAISRERGIELTSSLLHLPAFIEEALQLDTAVESIARRYHNSSDFLYLGRGYSYPIALEGALKLKEISYIHAEGYPAGEMKHGPIALIDENMPVVMLVLRDRHYEKVVSNMEEVIARGGRVIALCSAGDSETAQKAEAVLELPSCAEIVAPIILSIPLQLLAYHVSVLKGNDVDQPRNLAKSVTVE is encoded by the coding sequence ATGTGCGGCATAGTAGGGTATATCGGGAGTCAGCAGGCTCCGCCAATCATTCTGGATGGGCTCAAGCGCCTTGAATATCGTGGTTATGATTCCGCGGGTATCTGCACCATATTTGCTGATTGCGCCGACATTCGCCGCAGCGAGGGGAAACTTGCCAACCTCGTTGACTTGGTTGGACTAATCCCGATTTTTGGTGAAATAGGGATTGGCCACACTCGATGGGCAACACACGGCAAACCGACTGAAATCAATGCGCATCCTCACCAAGCCGGGCCGATAGTTCTTGTTCATAACGGCATTATCGAAAATTATATCCCCCTGAAAAGTTCATTACGGGAGATCGGGCATACCTTTAAAAGCGAAACAGATACAGAGGTTATCGCTCACCTGATTGAGCAACGGATGAAAGATGGCGCTGGCTTCGAAGAGGCGGTACGACAGACCCTCCTGCAACTGAAGGGCGCCTATGCCCTATGCATTGTCTGTGAATCTGAGCCGGATACCATGATTGCTGCGAAACATGGCTCACCTCTGGTGGTGGGGATAGGCGACGGAGAATACTTTGTCGCCTCCGACATCCCCGCCATCCTTGCGCAGACAAGAGAGATGGTCTTTTTGGAAGATAGAGAAATAGCCGTCTTTAGGAGGGATGGGGTGGCTTTTTCCACGATAACAGGGGAAGTGCTGTCTAAAGCTACACGGCACATCGACTGGTCGCCGCTCATGGCCGAGAAAGGCGGCTTCCGTCACTTCATGCTCAAGGAGATCTTTGAACAGCCCCGCGCCGTTCAGGACACCATGGCTGGTCGCCTTCTGGAAGAGGAGGGAAATGTTTACCTTGAAGACCTGGGGTTGACCGATGCGGAGATGGCGGGATTTTCACGGATCTGCATCGTGGCCTGCGGGACATCTTGGCATGCCGGATTGGTGGGTAAGTTCCTGCTTGAGGAGTTGTGCCGTATCTCTGTAGAAGTGGATATCGCATCCGAGTTCCGCTACCGGAATCCGGTGGTCAGTTCAGGTACCCTTCTTCTAGCCATTTCTCAATCCGGCGAGACCGCCGACACCCTTGCGGCAGTGCGAGAGGCTCATGGTAAGGGAGCAAAAGCCATTGCCATCTGCAATGTGGTTGATTCTTCAATTGCCAGAGAGGCTGACGGGGTTGTTTACACACATGCTGGCCTGGAGATAGGTGTTGCCTCAACCAAGGCCTTCGTGACGCAGCTTGTTGCCATCTCGCTCTTTGCCTTAAGATTCGGTAGAGCCACTGGCGCAATATCACGCGAGCGGGGGATTGAGCTTACTTCTTCCCTGCTGCACCTGCCTGCTTTTATCGAAGAAGCGCTGCAACTTGATACTGCCGTTGAAAGCATCGCCCGCCGCTACCACAATTCCAGTGACTTCCTTTACCTAGGGAGAGGTTACAGTTACCCTATTGCACTTGAAGGAGCGCTTAAACTGAAGGAGATTTCTTACATCCATGCTGAAGGATACCCGGCAGGCGAAATGAAGCATGGCCCCATTGCTCTCATCGACGAAAACATGCCTGTTGTGATGTTAGTACTGCGCGACCGTCATTATGAAAAGGTTGTCTCCAACATGGAGGAGGTAATCGCCCGCGGAGGGCGCGTGATTGCCCTCTGTTCCGCTGGGGACTCCGAGACGGCGCAAAAAGCCGAAGCGGTTCTTGAATTACCTTCATGCGCCGAGATTGTCGCACCTATTATCCTCTCGATACCGCTGCAACTCCTTGCTTACCACGTCTCGGTCCTTAAAGGGAATGACGTTGACCAGCCGAGAAATCTGGCTAAATCAGTTACTGTCGAATAG